The genomic interval ATGGGTAGACCGGTCAATGCGTTTTTAAAGATTTGTTCAAACCCTAAAAATTTTAGTACCGAAAGATTCACACTGGGATGAAAACGGATACCGCCTTTGTAAGGACCTAATGCATTGTTAAATTGCACACGCCAACCGCGGTTGACTTGAACATTGCCTTGGTCATCTTCCCAGTTGATACGAAATTGAATAACACGGTCGGGGTTGGTTAAGCGGTCAAATAGATTAAGGTGTTGATAAACAGTGGATTGGTCATAAACCGCTGCGATATCTTCCCAAAATTCTTCGACTGCTTGGATAAACTCTGGCTCATTGCTATGACACTGCTTTAAAATGCTTAATAACTCACTACTTTTCATACCACTCCTCAATTCTTTAACTTCATAAAAATAGTGCAAAAACACTATTTTGGTGAATTTAGAGTAACTTAGCACTGTCATAGTAATTTGTAAAACTATTTTTCTGTACCTCTTTGGCAGGATGCGTTGCCGAAAACTAGACATGGGTGTTGGTGAGTAAGTTAACCTGCAACTGGATTTAATAGCTGACAAAGCATGATTTGTCCTTTAAAATTGTTAATTTTTAGCAAGGTTTAGCGGCTTTGGTTAGCCGCTAATGCGTATTTGACCTAAGGCAAACTTATGCATATTCATATTCTTGGTATTTGTGGTACCTTCATGGGTTCGTTGGCGCTGCTTGCGCGTGACCTTGGACATACCGTGACAGGCTCAGACGCCAATGTCTATCCACCAATGTCCACCCAGCTTGAAAATGCGGGTGTTGAGATTATGCAAGGGTACGCCGCTAGTCATTTACAACCTGCACCTGATTTGGTGATTGTCGGCAATGCCATGAAGCGCGGCATCGAAGCGGTAGAATATATGCTCAATGAGCGTATTCCTTATACCTCAGGCCCGCAGTTTTTGGCAGAGCAGGTATTGCAATACCGTCATGTATTAGCCGTCGCAGGCACCCATGGCAAAACTACCACTACCACGATGCTGGCGTGGATTTTACACTATGCAGGCATTGATGCCGGCTTTTTGATTGGTGGCGTGCCACTGGTTGATACCCAAGATGAACGCCTACAACAAGCGTTTGCCCACAGTAGCTATTTGGGTAGTGATAAAACTGCGAATCATGAAGGTTACTTTGTCATTGAAGCGGATGAATATGACAGTGCTTTTTTTGATAAACGCTCTAAGTTTGTCCACTATCGCCCAACCACCGCCATTTTAAACAACCTTGAATACGACCACGCCGATATTTTCCCCAACCTTGCCGCCATCCAAACCCAGTTTCATCATATGGTACGCATGATACCGTCAAATGGCAAAATCATCATGCCAGCAGATACCGAAAGCTTGGAAGAAACCCTTAAAAAAGGCTGCTGGACACCGATTTGGCGGACAGCGATTGCTAGCACTAATCCCCACGCGGATTGGCAAGCCAAGCTAGTGAAACAAGACG from Moraxella osloensis carries:
- the mpl gene encoding UDP-N-acetylmuramate:L-alanyl-gamma-D-glutamyl-meso-diaminopimelate ligase, whose product is MHIHILGICGTFMGSLALLARDLGHTVTGSDANVYPPMSTQLENAGVEIMQGYAASHLQPAPDLVIVGNAMKRGIEAVEYMLNERIPYTSGPQFLAEQVLQYRHVLAVAGTHGKTTTTTMLAWILHYAGIDAGFLIGGVPLVDTQDERLQQAFAHSSYLGSDKTANHEGYFVIEADEYDSAFFDKRSKFVHYRPTTAILNNLEYDHADIFPNLAAIQTQFHHMVRMIPSNGKIIMPADTESLEETLKKGCWTPIWRTAIASTNPHADWQAKLVKQDGSQYEVMFDGHKGQVNWQMSGLHSVNNGLVAIAAAYNVGVSVAQACEALSNFAGIKRRMELVGTIDDNGKQIEVYDDFAHHPTAIETTLDGAKKRFADNPNRKIWAVIEPRSNTMKLGTHQGLLAPSASIADQVIWYQPANLDWSVAEAIGNAANQQVMTSTDAIIKHIAAHIGDDDAVIVMSNGGFEGIHGRLVKALQQA